Proteins encoded within one genomic window of Syntrophobacterales bacterium:
- a CDS encoding acyl-CoA dehydrogenase family protein, whose translation MNFAPTDEQKMVRDMVRKFAEDNIRPVAAELDRTHRHPEEICRKLGEMGIMGVAVPTEYGGAGMDNVTYVMALIEISKACASVGVITSVNNSLYGYPVKTFGTEEQKNRYLTPVASGKVEGCYGLTESSAGSDAAALKCRAELKGDRYVVNGAKMFITNGNVADYCVLAATTDPSVGYKAIINLIVDLKNTPGFHVGKIEEKMGILASGTAELVFEDAEVPAENLLGKPGQGFRQMLSGLDAGRIGIGAQACGIGRAALDDALAYAKERVQFGKPIATFQAIQFKLADMATELDAAELMLLRAAWLEDNGLDFEKEAAMAKYYASDVAMKAAIEGVQIFGGYGYIKEYPAERHMRDAKICQIYEGTNEIQRVVVSRKLLGMR comes from the coding sequence ATGAACTTTGCACCAACGGATGAACAGAAAATGGTTCGGGACATGGTCCGGAAATTCGCCGAGGACAACATCCGGCCCGTCGCGGCGGAGCTTGATCGGACGCACCGCCACCCCGAGGAGATCTGCCGCAAACTGGGAGAGATGGGGATTATGGGGGTCGCCGTACCGACGGAATACGGCGGCGCCGGGATGGACAACGTGACTTACGTAATGGCCCTGATCGAAATCTCGAAGGCCTGCGCAAGCGTCGGGGTGATCACCTCGGTCAACAACTCCCTCTACGGCTATCCGGTAAAGACATTCGGCACGGAGGAACAGAAAAATAGATACCTCACCCCCGTCGCGAGCGGAAAGGTTGAGGGCTGCTACGGACTTACGGAATCATCCGCCGGCTCCGACGCCGCCGCCCTCAAATGCCGGGCCGAGCTGAAGGGCGACCGCTACGTCGTAAACGGGGCCAAGATGTTCATCACCAACGGCAATGTCGCCGACTACTGCGTCCTCGCGGCGACAACCGACCCTTCGGTCGGCTACAAGGCGATCATCAATCTGATCGTCGATCTGAAAAACACCCCCGGCTTTCATGTCGGCAAAATCGAGGAAAAGATGGGAATCCTCGCCTCCGGCACGGCGGAGCTCGTCTTCGAGGATGCCGAAGTGCCAGCGGAAAACCTCCTCGGCAAACCCGGGCAGGGCTTCAGACAGATGCTCTCCGGCCTCGATGCAGGCAGGATCGGCATCGGGGCCCAGGCCTGCGGAATCGGCCGGGCGGCCCTTGACGACGCCCTTGCCTATGCCAAGGAAAGGGTTCAGTTCGGCAAACCGATTGCCACTTTTCAGGCGATCCAGTTCAAGCTCGCCGACATGGCGACCGAGCTCGACGCAGCGGAGTTGATGCTGCTGCGGGCCGCCTGGCTCGAAGACAACGGCCTCGATTTTGAAAAAGAGGCGGCAATGGCCAAGTACTACGCCTCGGATGTCGCGATGAAGGCGGCAATCGAAGGGGTGCAGATCTTCGGCGGCTATGGCTACATCAAGGAATACCCGGCGGAGCGCCACATGCGCGACGCCAAGATCTGCCAGATTTACGAGGGGACAAACGAGATTCAGCGGGTCGTCGTCTCCCGGAAGCTTTTGGGAATGAGGTAA
- a CDS encoding 4Fe-4S dicluster domain-containing protein, giving the protein MKVFMPVIIAFLVLFAGLAAAYVKGFRWQHIRLWHLGTDEDRSDQGSVRMKEMLRVMLANGRIGGEAYPGTMHFLIFWGAILLFAGKITRLFSFLTGLTNPPQGIFLFASFVAEIGGLILIAGGLMAVYRRYILKPERLETKPDNTLILVWGLTLILTGYFVKAYRITAVGAALPPNWLFWAPVSYPLSKIALILPSTPLNELLIWHRTLIHMLPALALFTFIMFSRTRLQHMFLSPINIYYRSLKPKGALAPITNFEDENAESFGVKELREFNWKQLLDLEACTNCGRCQDVCPAHLSGKPLSPRKMTQELKAHLWSEGARLLELPAEERQGEAIVGKSLEEHALWACTNCMACQEVCPVYVEHVPKIVELRQYKVLTEAEFAPELQLTFRNMENNSNPWGMGSHLRGDWAKEVGVKTLADDPNVEYLYYVGCAGSFDDRGKKTAMAFAKIMQTAGVSFGILGTEEGCCGDSAMRGGNEYLYQSLAQANIEVMNGYNVKKIIATCPHGYNILKKEYKNFGGNFEVFHHTEIIADLLHKGKITLKKPVNKLFAYHDSCFLGRYNGLYEQPRGILKTVPGLTLAEMERNRERSFCCGAGGGRMWMEEDIGERINNMRTDQAIAAGVSGVALACPFCQTMLSDGLKDRKKEEDIVALDIAEIVWEAMGLEEKEPPADVCALPET; this is encoded by the coding sequence ATGAAGGTTTTTATGCCGGTCATCATTGCCTTCCTGGTGTTGTTTGCCGGTTTGGCAGCGGCTTATGTCAAGGGTTTCAGGTGGCAGCATATCCGTCTCTGGCATCTCGGCACTGATGAAGACCGTTCCGATCAGGGGTCAGTCCGCATGAAGGAGATGCTCCGGGTAATGTTGGCCAATGGCCGGATTGGCGGCGAGGCCTATCCCGGCACGATGCACTTTCTGATCTTCTGGGGGGCGATCCTGCTTTTTGCGGGGAAGATTACCCGCCTGTTTTCATTCCTCACCGGCTTGACAAACCCCCCGCAGGGAATCTTTCTGTTCGCCTCCTTCGTTGCCGAGATCGGCGGTCTGATACTGATCGCGGGCGGGCTGATGGCGGTTTACCGTCGCTACATCCTCAAGCCGGAGCGCCTCGAAACGAAGCCTGACAATACGCTGATCCTTGTCTGGGGTCTTACGCTGATCCTCACCGGTTATTTTGTCAAGGCCTACCGGATCACCGCTGTCGGCGCCGCCCTGCCGCCGAACTGGCTTTTCTGGGCGCCGGTAAGCTATCCCCTTTCCAAAATCGCGCTGATCCTGCCGAGCACCCCGCTGAACGAGCTCTTGATCTGGCATCGCACCCTGATCCACATGCTGCCGGCGCTGGCGCTTTTTACCTTCATCATGTTCAGCCGGACACGCCTTCAGCACATGTTTTTGTCGCCCATCAATATCTATTACCGCTCGCTGAAGCCGAAAGGGGCGCTGGCGCCGATCACCAATTTCGAGGATGAAAATGCCGAAAGCTTCGGGGTAAAGGAGTTGCGCGAGTTCAACTGGAAACAGCTTCTGGATCTCGAGGCCTGTACGAACTGCGGGCGGTGTCAGGATGTCTGCCCGGCTCACCTCTCGGGAAAGCCGCTTTCGCCCCGGAAGATGACCCAGGAGTTGAAGGCGCACCTCTGGAGCGAGGGGGCGAGACTGCTGGAGCTTCCGGCGGAGGAAAGACAGGGAGAGGCGATCGTCGGGAAAAGTCTGGAAGAGCATGCCCTGTGGGCCTGCACCAACTGCATGGCCTGTCAGGAAGTCTGTCCGGTTTATGTGGAACATGTTCCCAAGATCGTTGAATTGCGTCAGTACAAGGTGCTCACCGAGGCGGAGTTCGCGCCGGAGCTGCAGCTTACCTTCCGGAACATGGAAAACAACTCCAATCCGTGGGGAATGGGCTCCCATCTGCGCGGCGACTGGGCGAAGGAAGTGGGGGTGAAAACGCTGGCGGACGATCCCAACGTCGAGTATCTGTACTATGTCGGTTGCGCCGGTTCGTTTGACGATCGCGGGAAGAAAACCGCGATGGCTTTTGCTAAAATCATGCAGACCGCGGGGGTCAGCTTCGGGATTCTGGGAACGGAGGAGGGTTGCTGCGGCGATTCCGCAATGCGCGGCGGGAACGAATATCTGTACCAGAGCCTGGCGCAGGCGAATATCGAGGTGATGAACGGCTACAATGTAAAAAAGATCATTGCCACCTGCCCGCATGGCTACAACATCCTGAAAAAGGAATATAAAAACTTTGGCGGCAATTTTGAGGTCTTTCACCATACCGAGATCATTGCCGATTTACTCCACAAAGGTAAAATCACCCTTAAAAAACCGGTAAATAAGCTCTTTGCCTACCACGATTCCTGTTTCCTCGGGCGTTACAACGGGCTCTATGAGCAGCCGCGGGGAATTCTGAAGACGGTGCCGGGGTTGACGCTGGCCGAGATGGAGCGGAACCGGGAGCGCAGCTTCTGCTGCGGCGCGGGGGGCGGGCGGATGTGGATGGAAGAGGATATCGGCGAGCGGATCAACAATATGCGCACCGATCAGGCGATCGCCGCAGGCGTATCCGGCGTGGCGCTGGCTTGCCCCTTCTGCCAGACGATGCTCTCCGACGGGCTGAAGGATCGCAAAAAGGAAGAGGACATTGTGGCGCTCGACATCGCGGAGATTGTCTGGGAGGCGATGGGGCTGGAGGAAAAAGAACCGCCGGCGGATGTATGTGCGCTGCCGGAGACATAA